One region of Brassica napus cultivar Da-Ae chromosome A10, Da-Ae, whole genome shotgun sequence genomic DNA includes:
- the LOC106442854 gene encoding pentatricopeptide repeat-containing protein At5g52850, chloroplastic-like: protein MRVLGFCLSPNKLFNSDDVTIKVSPVLHEKMTSKVAASAFLSRSYELSDHLQQSCIRILSFGKSTTSRIGSHIHCPVIKLSLLDNLNLCNNLLGLYLKTDEILNARKLFDEMPQRTVFAWTVMISSYTKGQELASALSLFEEMLASGTVPNEFTFSSVLRSCAGLRDLNYGAKVHGSVIKTGFLGNSVIGSSLTDMYSKCGKLEEARELFSSCKNGADTISWTMMISSLVEARKWKEALEFYSEMVEAGVPPNEFTFVKLLGASSFLGLEFGKVIHSSVIVHGVLLNVVLKTSLVEFYSRFAEMDDSVRVLNSIGEQDVFLWTSVVSGFARNLRAKEAVGTFLQMRGLGLQPDNFTYTAMLSLCSSVQSFDLGKQIHSLTIKVGLEDNTDVGNALLDMYMKCSASEVEALRVFRAMISPNVVSWTTLLLGLVDHGFEQDCFGVLMEMVRLGIEPNVVTLSGVLRACTKLKSVRRVLEIHGYLQRRHVDGEIIVGNSLVDAYASSDKVADAWNVAKSMGKRDTITYTSLVTRFNELAKHEMALSVINHMHGDGIRPDQFSLPGFISASANLGALETGKHLHCYSVKSGYSSSSVSVSNSLIDMYAKCGSLEDAKKVFEEIATPDAVSWNGLVSGLASNGCISSALSAFEEMRMKGTEPDSVTFLILLSACSSGRLTEMGLEYFRSMEETHNIKPQIEHYVHLVDILGRAGRLEEATGVLETMPLRPNALIFKTLLRACRYHGNLSLGEDMANKGLALAPSDPAFYILLADLYEESGKQELAQKTRSLMSQKGLSKKLGKSSVEVQGKVHRFFGEDVTTVEKTKGIYAEIEWIKSEIERSGFTYRGNENASYHSAKQAAVFGLVYTSAQTPVHVVKNKILCKDCHDFVSLITRLVDKNITVRDGNRVHVFKNGKCSCKAEETSFVLS, encoded by the coding sequence ATGAGAGTACTTGGGTTCTGTCTTTCTccaaacaaattattcaacagcGATGACGTGACCATCAAAGTTTCTCCCGTTCTCCATGAGAAAATGACGAGCAAAGTAGCAGCTTCTGCATTTCTCTCTCGCAGTTACGAACTGAGTGATCATCTTCAACAATCATGCATTCGGATTCtctcctttggcaaatcgactACATCTCGCATTGGTTCACACATCCACTGCCCCGTAATCAAGCTGAGTCTTCTAGATAATCTCAACTTATGTAACAATCTTTTGGGTCTTTACTTGAAAACAGATGAGATATTGAACGCCCGTAAattgttcgatgaaatgccgcAGAGAACTGTTTTTGCCTGGACTGTTATGATCTCTTCTTATACCAAAGGCCAAGAGCTTGCGTCCGCGCTTTCTTTGTTCGAAGAAATGTTGGCTTCGGGAACAGTTCCGAACGAGTTCACGTTTTCATCAGTGTTAAGATCTTGTGCTGGTTTAAGAGACCTTAACTACGGAGCTAAAGTTCATGGTTCTGTTATAAAGACTGGGTTTTTGGGAAACTCGGTTATAGGAAGCAGCTTGACTGATATGTATTCAAAGTGTGGGAAACTTGAGGAAGCTCGTGAACTGTTTAGTTCTTGTAAGAACGGTGCTGATACCATCTCGTGGACCATGATGATATCTTCTTTAGTTGAAGCTCGTAAATGGAAAGAGGCGTTGGAGTTTTACTCTGAGATGGTTGAAGCTGGTGTTCCTCCTAACGAGTTCACCTTCGTTAAGCTTTTAGGTGCCTCTTCTTTTCTCGGTTTGGAGTTTGGTAAAGTGATTCACAGCAGCGTAATCGTTCATGGAGTTCTGCTGAATGTGGTATTGAAGACATCTCTTGTTGAGTTCTACTCGAGGTTTGCTGAAATGGATGATTCTGTAAGGGTGTTGAATTCGATTGGAGAACAGGATGTGTTTCTTTGGACGTCTGTGGTATCAGGGTTTGCAAGAAACTTGAGAGCCAAGGAAGCTGTTGGTACGTTTCTTCAGATGCGAGGTTTGGGTTTGCAACCGGATAATTTCACGTACACTGCAATGTTGAGCTTATGCTCCTCTGTCCAGTCGTTTGATTTAGGGAAGCAGATTCATTCACTGACGATTAAGGTCGGATTGGAGGACAACACTGATGTCGGAAATGCACTTTTAGATATGTATATGAAATGCTCGGCATCAGAAGTAGAAGCTTTGAGAGTTTTCAGAGCAATGATCTCACCAAACGTCGTCTCTTGGACAACGTTACTCTTAGGTCTTGTTGATCACGGGTTTGAACAAGATTGCTTTGGAGTGTTGATGGAGATGGTAAGACTTGGAATAGAGCCCAATGTTGTCACTCTATCTGGTGTTCTCCGAGCCTGCACCAAACTGAAATCAGTAAGGAGAGTACTAGAGATTCATGGATATCTACAACGACGACACGTAGATGGTGAAATCATCGTAGGGAATTCACTCGTCGATGCATACGCCAGCTCGGATAAGGTAGCTGATGCCTGGAACGTGGCTAAGTCAATGGGCAAGAGAGATACTATAACGTACACGAGCTTGGTTACGAGGTTTAACGAGTTGGCCAAGCATGAAATGGCACTAAGTGTCATCAACCATATGCATGGTGATGGAATCAGACCGGATCAGTTCAGCTTACCAGGGTTTATCTCAGCTTCAGCCAACCTGGGAGCTCTTGAAACTGGGAAACATCTTCATTGCTACTCCGTGAAATCAGGCTATTCTTCTAGCTCGGTTTCGGTTTCAAATAGTTTGATTGATATGTACGCTAAATGTGGTAGTTTGGAAGATGCAAAGAAAGTTTTTGAAGAGATAGCTACGCCTGATGCTGTTTCTTGGAACGGGTTGGTATCAGGTTTGGCATCAAACGGCTGTATTTCCTCTGCTCTATCTGCCTTTGAGGAGATGAGGATGAAAGGAACCGAGCCTGATTCAGTAACATTCCTGATATTGCTCTCGGCTTGTAGTAGTGGAAGATTGACCGAGATGGGTCTCGAGTATTTTCGATCAATGGAAGAGACTCATAACATTAAGCCACAGATAGAGCACTATGTTCATCTAGTTGATATCTTAGGCCGTGCGGGACGACTAGAGGAAGCAACAGGAGTTTTAGAGACGATGCCGTTGAGACCAAATGCTCTGATCTTCAAAACATTGTTGAGAGCTTGTAGATACCATGGGAATTTATCTTTAGGAGAAGATATGGCTAACAAAGGCTTAGCACTTGCACCATCTGATCCAGCCTTCTACATTCTTTTGGCAGACTTATACGAAGAATCTGGGAAACAAGAGTTGGCCCAAAAGACTCGAAGTTTGATGAGCCAGAAAGGTTTGAGTAAGAAGCTAGGGAAGAGCTCTGTGGAGGTTCAAGGAAAAGTTCACAGATTTTTCGGTGAGGATGTTACTACAGTTGAGAAAACGAAGGGGATTTACGCAGAGATAGAATGGATAAAGAGTGAGATCGAAAGGTCAGGCTTTACGTACCGAGGTAATGAAAATGCAAGCTATCACAGTGCGAAGCAAGCCGCTGTGTTTGGTCTTGTGTACACATCAGCACAAACTCCAGTTCATGTTGTTAAGAACAAGATCCTGTGTAAGGACTGCCATGACTTTGTTTCTCTCATCACCCGGTTAGTCGATAAGAATATAACTGTAAGAGATGGGAATCGAGTACATGTCTTTAAGAATGGTAAATGTTCTTGCAAAGCCGAAGAAACATCATTTGTATTATCATAG
- the LOC125579136 gene encoding probable copper-transporting ATPase HMA5 encodes MALTSIGEETYSARHPLLQKNKFGGGCRSSSEEEATSKALFRVVGMTCSACAGPVEEAIKRLRGIHEAVIDVLNNQAQVLFNPNFVNLEKICETIQDAGFEASLIENEANETSIKVCRIRINGMTCSSCSSTIERVLRVTNGVQRAHVSLALEEAEVHYDGRLVGHDKLLDEIESVGFVALLISTGEDLSKIDLKIVGECVDESIKTLLEALPGVQSVEFHHGTDKIISVLYKHDVTGPRSFIRVFGGTKLKATIFSAGEEGRESQRQVELKKYYNSFLWSLVCTVPVFLTAMVFMYIPWINHLLMFKVINMLNAGEIIRCVLATPVQFFIGWRFYYGSYKALRRGSANMDVLVALGTNAAYFYSLYSVTRAATSPGFKGEDFFETSSMLITFILLGKYLEVMAKGKTSDAISKLMKLTPDTAILLTLDNEGKVTGEEEIDGRLIQKNDVIKILPGDKVASDGYVIWGRSHVDESMMTGEAKLVAKRKGDTVIGGTLNANGVLHVKVTKVGSESALAQIIRLVESAQLAKAPAQNLADTISKFFVPLVISFSLLTWLVWFFAGKLHWYSESWIPASMDRFELALQFGISVMVVACPCALGLATPTAVMVGTGVGASQGVLIKGGQALEKAHMVNCIVFDKTGTLTMGKPVVVKTKMLKNMTLGEFYELVAATEVNSEHPLAKAIVNHAKEFRDDQENPAWPQARDFLSITGNGVKATVKGREIMVGNKDLMSQHGVNIPEDAEEMLAEAEERAQTGILVSVNRELTGVLAVSDPLKPSARAAISVLKSMNIASIMVTGDNWGTANAIAREVGIDSVMAEAKPKQKAEKVKELQAAGHVVAMVGDGINDAPALVAADVGIAIGAGTDIAIEAADIVLMKSNLEDVITAIDLSRKTFLRIRLNYVWALGYNLIGIPIAAGVLFPWTHLRLPPWFAGAAMAASSVSVVCSSLLLKNYKRPKMLDNLEICEVLVERNLSNN; translated from the exons ATGGCGCTCACATCCATTGGGGAAGAGACGTACAGTGCACGGCATCCTTTGCTGCAAAAAAACAAGTTCGGTGGCGGATGCAGATCATCGTCAGAAGAGGAGGCCACTTCCAAGGCACTGTTCCGCGTCGTCGGGATGACTTGTTCTGCTTGCGCTGGACCTGTCGAGGAGGCTATTAAGCGGCTCCGAGGGATTCATGAAGCTGTCATTGACGTTCTGAACAATCAAGCTCAAGTCCTTTTTAACCCTAACTTTGTCAACCTGGAGAAAATTTGTGAGACTATTCAAGATGCTGGATTCGAAGCATCACTGATAGAAAACGAGGCTAATGAGACGTCCATAAAAGTATGCCGGATAAGAATAAACGGAATGACATGTAGCTCATGTTCTTCGACCATTGAACGAGTTTTGCGAGTAACTAACGGTGTACAAAGAGCCCATGTTTCCCTAGCACTTGAAGAAGCCGAAGTTCATTATGATGGGAGACTAGTTGGCCATGACAAACTACTGGACGAGATAGAAAGCGTTGGATTTGTAGCCCTACTTATAAGCACAGGCGAGGATTTGAGCAAGATTGATTTAAAGATTGTTGGTGAGTGTGTTGATGAATCCATCAAAACATTACTTGAAGCTCTTCCTGGAGTTCAAAGTGTGGAGTTCCATCATGGAACAGATAAGATCATATCCGTGTTGTACAAACATGATGTGACCGGGCCAAGGAGTTTCATTAGGGTCTTTGGAGGGACCAAACTCAAAGCGACAATATTCTCTGCGGGAGAGGAAGGCAGAGAGTCTCAGAGGCAAGTGGAGCTTAAGAAGTACTATAACTCATTTCTTTGGAGTCTGGTTTGTACTGTACCAGTGTTCTTGACAGCCATGGTGTTTATGTACATCCCTTGGATTAATCATTTGCTGATGTTCAAGGTCATCAATATGCTCAACGCTGGAGAAATCATAAGGTGCGTTTTGGCTACTCCTGTCCAGTTTTTCATAGGTTGGAGGTTTTATTATGGCTCTTACAAAGCTTTGCGCCGAGGATCTGCTAACATGGATGTCTTGGTAGCTCTGGGAACAAACGCAGCTTATTTCTACTCCTTGTATTCAGTGACGAGAGCTGCAACCTCTCCTGGTTTCAAGGGAGAAGATTTCTTTGAAACTAGTTCCATGCTCATCACTTTTATCTTGCTAGGCAAGTATCTGGAGGTTATGGCTAAAGGGAAAACTTCTGATGCAATCTCAAAGCTTATGAAGTTAACACCGGATACAGCCATATTGTTGACTTTGGACAATGAAGGAAAGGTGACTGGTGAAGAAGAGATTGATGGTCGGTTGATACAGAAGAACGATGTTATCAAGATTCTTCCTGGTGACAAAGTAGCTTCAGATGGTTATGTAATATGGGGGAGAAGTCATGTGGATGAGAGTATGATGACTGGAGAGGCAAAGCTAGTGGCGAAGAGAAAGGGTGATACAGTTATAGGAGGCACTTTGAATGCGAACGGAGTGTTGCACGTTAAGGTTACAAAGGTTGGTTCAGAGAGTGCACTTGCACAGATTATTCGGCTTGTTGAGTCTGCTCAGCTTGCCAAGGCTCCTGCACAAAATTTGGCTGATACGATCTCCAAATTCTTTGTTCCCCTGGTGATCTCCTTCTCGCTCTTGACTTGGCTTGTGTGGTTCTTTGCTGGTAAGCTCCACTGGTACTCTGAATCTTGGATACCTGCTTCTATGGATAGATTTGAACTAGCTCTTCAGTTTGGGATATCAGTGATGGTTGTAGCCTGCCCCTGTGCTCTTGGGCTGGCTACTCCAACTGCTGTTATGGTTGGCACTGGGGTTGGTGCATCCCAAGGTGTGCTGATAAAGGGTGGTCAAGCCCTTGAAAAGGCACACATG GTGAATTGCATTGTCTTTGACAAGACAGGAACACTCACGATGGGGAAGCCCGTAGTTGTTAAAACAAAAATGCTGAAAAACATGACACTGGGAGAGTTCTATGAACTTGTTGCCGCAACTGAG GTAAACAGTGAGCATCCTCTAGCAAAGGCCATCGTCAACCATGCCAAGGAATTCAGAGATGACCAAGAGAACCCTGCATGGCCGCAAGCTCGTGACTTCTTGTCTATCACTGGAAACGGAGTAAAAGCAACCGTTAAGGGAAGAGAGATAATGGTGGGAAACAAGGACCTTATGTCTCAACATGGAGTTAATATTCCAGAAGATGCTGAAGAGATGCTAGCAGAAGCTGAGGAGAGGGCTCAGACAGGGATTCTTGTCTCTGTGAACAGAGAACTAACAGGAGTCTTGGCTGTCTCGGATCCTCTAAAACCTAGTGCTCGAGCAGCCATCTCCGTTTTAAAATCCATGAATATCGCAAGCATCATGGTGACTGGTGACAACTGGGGAACTGCAAATGCCATTGCTCGTGAAGTTGGTATTGACTCTGTTATGGCAGAAGCCAAACCCAAGCAGAAAGCAGAGAAAGTGAAGGAGCTACAG GCTGCGGGTCATGTTGTGGCGATGGTGGGTGATGGAATCAATGATGCACCTGCCCTTGTGGCGGCTGACGTAGGGATAGCTATTGGGGCAGGGACCGACATAGCCATAGAAGCTGCTGACATAGTTCTGATGAAGAGCAATCTAGAAGACGTGATAACAGCCATTGATCTTTCGAGGAAAACCTTTTTGAGAATCCGTCTCAACTACGTATGGGCTCTCGGGTATAACCTCATAGGGATACCCATTGCTGCAGGAGTGCTTTTCCCGTGGACACATCTCCGGTTGCCTCCGTGGTTTGCTGGTGCTGCAATGGCTGCTTCTTCTGTTAGTGTTGTGTGTTCTTCCCTCTTGTTGAAGAACTACAAGCGGCCAAAGATGCTCGATAATCTGGAGATTTGTGAGGTTCTAGTTGAGCGAAATTTATCCAACAACTGA
- the LOC125579137 gene encoding probable NADH dehydrogenase [ubiquinone] 1 alpha subcomplex subunit 5, mitochondrial, with protein sequence MFIRSIGRPLLAKVKQTTGIVGLDVVPNARAVLIDLYTKTLKEIQAVPEDEGYRKAVESFTRHRLNVCKEEEDWEAIEKRLGCGQVEELIEEAQDELTLIGKMIEWDPWVVPDDYECEVIENDAPTPKHVPQHRPGPLPEDFYRTLEGLISESKTKIPAASSTDPLLKE encoded by the exons ATGTTCATCCGCTCAATCGGACGGCCATTATTGGCTAAAGTGAAGCAGACGACGGGGATCGTCGGGCTTGACGTTGTACCGAACGCGAGGGCGGTGCTGATCGATCTCTACACGAAAACCCTGAAGGAGATCCAAGCGGTGCCGGAGGATGAAGGATACCGAAAAGCTGTCGAATCGTTCACGCGCCACCGTCTCAATGTCTGCAAGGAAGAGGAAGACTGGGAGGCAATCGAGAAGCGTCTTGGTTGCGGCCAAGTGGAAGAGCTCATCGAAGAGGCACAAGATGAGCTCACACTCATTGGAAAAATGATCG AATGGGACCCTTGGGTTGTTCCAGATGACTACGAGTGTGAAGTAATTGAGAATGATGCACCGACCCCAAAGCACGTTCCTCAGCACCGACCTGGTCCTCTCCCTGAAGATTTCTACAGAACCCTTGAAGGTCTAATTTCAGAGTCCAAAACAAAAATCCCAGCTGCTAGCTCCACCGATCCCCTGTTGAAGGAGTAA